The proteins below come from a single Pogoniulus pusillus isolate bPogPus1 chromosome 39, bPogPus1.pri, whole genome shotgun sequence genomic window:
- the LOC135191313 gene encoding basic salivary proline-rich protein 2-like isoform X2: MPLAPGEPGTSHPGSRSREEAGAEGTCTPDPSQAILALLGMRKMRDGHPTTGPHHAFGMTLKAAKNLRTSQRIATRSLALTAFTGLNAPGRSSTHPGPHPPRQGKQPHSKPGLPEKSQEGVTEKPQQPGPPQTLTPSEDGAQSKEQTAQSPPEVNGKVSEPPRPARPPEKSPDTDAQAVPEAAELEQAAAATLVKPGTRQQPAGSHNQSPSALETEAAPPEKSSAGPGEPLQVELCSQSVPQAGAGDGSQPHSPAAPPELAKKVCMAAGSTGEVGAGLCPHSQGQQHVPSGTGEAEGEAAHSELLSGLQPPGNLQVPPEATLEADAEPSQACSSVCTTPETSPQTLHPPGSSETKPTQAQGAPQWSPRGIPESQHRAAGSQPQLGSKHPTASPASTDLRSAAILARKQEIELSYQQFSLTIAVVATMLLQKEPSMEASLGLALRANLRQGRIHHLRELENFISSYDSATLSHQNEGTGTSISPAPVWGMTEDPAGASGCL; encoded by the exons ATGCCTTTGGCCCCCGGGGAGCCTGGGACAAGCCACCCTGGAAGCCgaagcagagaagaggcaggggcagaggggacCTG CACCCCAGACCCTTCCCAGGCCATTCTGGCTCTCCTTGGCATGAGGAAGATGAGAGATGGGCACCCCACGACTGGCCCCCACCACGCTTTTGGGATGACTTTGAAGGCAGCCAAGAACCTGAGGACTTCTCAGAGGATTGCTACCCG GAGCCTGGCCCTGACTGCTTTTACTGGCCTGAATGCCCCAGGGAGGAGCAGCACCCACCCtggcccccaccccccccggcAAG GGAAGCAGCCACACTCCAAGCCAGGCCTGCCTGAGAAAAGCCAAGAGGGGGTCACAGAGAAGCCACAGCAACCTGGTCCTCCCCAGACACTTACTCCCAGTGAGGATGGTGCACAGAGCAAGGAGCAGACAGCTCAG AGTCCACCAGAGGTGAATGGGAAGGTCTCAGAGCCCCCCAGGCCAGCCAGACCCCCTGAGAAGAGTCCAGACACTgatgcccaggctgtgccagaggctgcagagctggagcaggcagcagcagcaacactg GTCAAGCCAGGAACCAGGCAGCAACCTGCAGGCAGCCACAACCAGAGCCCCTCTGCtttggaaactgaggcagcCCCACCAGAGAAGAGCTCTGCTGGGCCAGGGGAGCCTCTGCAG GTAGAACTGTGCAGCCAGAGCGTCCCTCAGGCTGGTGCAGGTGATGGGTCCCAACCCCATagtccagcagctcctccagagctTGCCAAGAAGGTCTGCATGGCAGCTGGCTCCACTGGGGAGGtgggtgctgggctctgcccccATTCCCAGGGACAACAGCATGTGCCAAGTGGAactggagaagctgagggagaagctgcCCACAGTGAG cTGCTCAGTGGCCTTCAGCCACCTGGAAACTTGCAGGTCCCTCCAGAAGCCACCCTGGAGGCTGATGcagagcccagccaggcttgctcCAGCGTCTGCACTACACCAGAGACCTCACCACAGACTCTGCACCCTCCTGGGTCCAGTGAGACAAAACCAACACAGGCTCAGGGTGCTCCCCAGTGGTCTCCTCGAGGCATCCCTGAGTCCCAGCACAGG gctgcaggcagccagcctCAGCTTGGCTCCAAGCACCCAACAGCCTCCCCAGCCAGCACCGACCTGCGCTCTGCTGCCATCCTTGCCAGGAAGCAGGAGATTGAGCTG tcatACCAACAGTTCAGCCTGACCATCGCAGTGGTGGCCACGATGCTGCTCCAGAAGGAGCCCTCCATGGAGGCATCGCTGGGGCTGGCACTGAGGGCAAACCTGcgccagggcaggatccatcaCCTCCGGGAGCTGGAGAACTTCATCAGCAGCTACGACTCGGCCACCCTCAGCCaccagaatgaggggacaggcACCTCCATCTCACCAGCCCCTGTCTGGGGGATGACAGAGGACCCTGCTGGTGCATCAGGCTGCTTGTGA
- the LOC135191313 gene encoding uncharacterized protein LOC135191313 isoform X1, translating to MFSPQGCRRGFPREPNSWRGGPHAFGPRGAWDKPPWKPKQRRGRGRGDLHPRPFPGHSGSPWHEEDERWAPHDWPPPRFWDDFEGSQEPEDFSEDCYPEPGPDCFYWPECPREEQHPPWPPPPPAREPGGFFGGSQERRGRWCRRPRRGCRGFPRGHPALWSRPSRGKQPHSKPGLPEKSQEGVTEKPQQPGPPQTLTPSEDGAQSKEQTAQSPPEVNGKVSEPPRPARPPEKSPDTDAQAVPEAAELEQAAAATLVKPGTRQQPAGSHNQSPSALETEAAPPEKSSAGPGEPLQVELCSQSVPQAGAGDGSQPHSPAAPPELAKKVCMAAGSTGEVGAGLCPHSQGQQHVPSGTGEAEGEAAHSELLSGLQPPGNLQVPPEATLEADAEPSQACSSVCTTPETSPQTLHPPGSSETKPTQAQGAPQWSPRGIPESQHRAAGSQPQLGSKHPTASPASTDLRSAAILARKQEIELSYQQFSLTIAVVATMLLQKEPSMEASLGLALRANLRQGRIHHLRELENFISSYDSATLSHQNEGTGTSISPAPVWGMTEDPAGASGCL from the exons ATGTTCTCCccgcagggctgcaggagaggcttCCCCAGGGAG CCCAACTCGTGGCGGGGTGGACCCCATGCCTTTGGCCCCCGGGGAGCCTGGGACAAGCCACCCTGGAAGCCgaagcagagaagaggcaggggcagaggggacCTG CACCCCAGACCCTTCCCAGGCCATTCTGGCTCTCCTTGGCATGAGGAAGATGAGAGATGGGCACCCCACGACTGGCCCCCACCACGCTTTTGGGATGACTTTGAAGGCAGCCAAGAACCTGAGGACTTCTCAGAGGATTGCTACCCG GAGCCTGGCCCTGACTGCTTTTACTGGCCTGAATGCCCCAGGGAGGAGCAGCACCCACCCtggcccccaccccccccggcAAG ggagccagGTGGCTTCTTTGGTGGCTCTCAGGAGCGCCGTGGGAGATGGTGCCGGCGCCCTCGCCGTGGCTGCCGAGGGTTCCCCAGAGGCCATCCTGCCCTGTGGTCCAGGCCCTCCAGAg GGAAGCAGCCACACTCCAAGCCAGGCCTGCCTGAGAAAAGCCAAGAGGGGGTCACAGAGAAGCCACAGCAACCTGGTCCTCCCCAGACACTTACTCCCAGTGAGGATGGTGCACAGAGCAAGGAGCAGACAGCTCAG AGTCCACCAGAGGTGAATGGGAAGGTCTCAGAGCCCCCCAGGCCAGCCAGACCCCCTGAGAAGAGTCCAGACACTgatgcccaggctgtgccagaggctgcagagctggagcaggcagcagcagcaacactg GTCAAGCCAGGAACCAGGCAGCAACCTGCAGGCAGCCACAACCAGAGCCCCTCTGCtttggaaactgaggcagcCCCACCAGAGAAGAGCTCTGCTGGGCCAGGGGAGCCTCTGCAG GTAGAACTGTGCAGCCAGAGCGTCCCTCAGGCTGGTGCAGGTGATGGGTCCCAACCCCATagtccagcagctcctccagagctTGCCAAGAAGGTCTGCATGGCAGCTGGCTCCACTGGGGAGGtgggtgctgggctctgcccccATTCCCAGGGACAACAGCATGTGCCAAGTGGAactggagaagctgagggagaagctgcCCACAGTGAG cTGCTCAGTGGCCTTCAGCCACCTGGAAACTTGCAGGTCCCTCCAGAAGCCACCCTGGAGGCTGATGcagagcccagccaggcttgctcCAGCGTCTGCACTACACCAGAGACCTCACCACAGACTCTGCACCCTCCTGGGTCCAGTGAGACAAAACCAACACAGGCTCAGGGTGCTCCCCAGTGGTCTCCTCGAGGCATCCCTGAGTCCCAGCACAGG gctgcaggcagccagcctCAGCTTGGCTCCAAGCACCCAACAGCCTCCCCAGCCAGCACCGACCTGCGCTCTGCTGCCATCCTTGCCAGGAAGCAGGAGATTGAGCTG tcatACCAACAGTTCAGCCTGACCATCGCAGTGGTGGCCACGATGCTGCTCCAGAAGGAGCCCTCCATGGAGGCATCGCTGGGGCTGGCACTGAGGGCAAACCTGcgccagggcaggatccatcaCCTCCGGGAGCTGGAGAACTTCATCAGCAGCTACGACTCGGCCACCCTCAGCCaccagaatgaggggacaggcACCTCCATCTCACCAGCCCCTGTCTGGGGGATGACAGAGGACCCTGCTGGTGCATCAGGCTGCTTGTGA